CGACACCCTTGAGTGGGCTAACTCTAATTATGGGTTCAAGGTTTGCCCTTTATGCCTCTTTCTTCTCTGAAACTGATTCTTCATGCCTGCATTCTGACACTGATTGCAGTCCTCATGTACCTGAGTCTTTCCAGTTCTGGGAACGATCAATCAAGCTATCCCAATAAACCCATTCAAGTGGTGGTGCCCTACGACCCAGGCGGAGGCACGGACACGTTTGCTCGGATCATTCAGAAAGGCATCAAGGATAACGATCTTATGCCTCAGCCACTCGTGGTGGTCAACAAGCCGGGTGGAGGCACGACCATCGGCAGCGGTTATGTGAAAGACGCCCGAACGGATGGTTACACGATGCTTTGTTTGCACGAAGCTATAATCACCGCGTATGTCACCGGGCAATCCCCGCATGGACCGGATGCCTTTGAGCCCGTTGGAGCCACGGGAGAAGTAATCCAGGTTATTTTAGTTTCCGAGGATTCCCCTTTTCAAACGATTGAGCAGTTTATGGCAGAAGCGAAAGCGAAGCCAGAGACGATCAAGCTCGGAGTTACCATGAGTATGCCTACGCACTTTACCGGCTTAATGCTCGAAAGTTCTGCTCCCGATACACGGTTCCGGTTTGTTTCTTCTGGAGGGGGTGCTGCTCGCTTGGCATCCTTAATGGGGGGGCACGTCGATGCTTCCTTCTTTTCCGTGTCAGAATATATTCGTTTTAAATCCAATGGGCTGAGACCGCTTGCCGTGTTTGGTCCCACAAGGCACAATGGAGTTCCGGAAGTCCCGACCGCCATCGAGTCAGGATTCAATGTCAGTAACAGCAATCTTCAATACTGGTGGTTCCCTAAAGGAACAGATCCGGAGATTGTGGATTATTTATCCAACGTCCTGGATCAAGCCATGAAGACCGACTACGTGCGCGAGCGATTAGCCGAGCTGAGTATATTGCCACAGATTATAGTCGGGGATGAGTTGCGGGAGCGGATCGAGACCCGTATGAAATCGTTTGCCGATATGACCATTGTGGAGCGGGTAATACTTCCCAATGTGGTCGCTTGGACCTTTGGAGCGATACTCGTGTTCGGTGTTGGTGTTTTGATGAATCATAGGCGGTCGCGAAAGAGCTTGGCCACCCAGGAAACAAACCTGCACTTGCGTTTTGACCTCGTCTGGAAATCGCTGCTTTTGGTGTTTGGTTATGTGCTCTTGATGGCCATGGGATGGTTGTCGTTTATCTGGGCAACCCTGCTGTTTGTATTCATGGGCTGTTTTGTGTTGGTCGATTTTAAGAAAGACAAACTACTTATTGTAGTGGAGTTATCGTTACTCATGTCCTTCGGAGTGCACCTGGTCTTTACTCAAATCTTTATGGTTTCGCTACCTTGACTCTATGAGTGGAATGGAATCAGCCATAGCATACATCTTCAGCATTCAAGGAATACTCTTAGTCGTTTGTGGGACTATCCTCGGGATTACGGTGGGTGCCGTACCCGGGTTGACGGGGGCGATGCTGATTTCGCTTACCTTACCGCTCACTTTCAGCATGGATCCCGTGGCGGCCTTTATTCTTTTGATATCCATGTACGTGGGTGCTGTGAGTGGTGGATTGATAACAGCCACTTTGCTCCGCATGCCAGGTACGCCGGCCTCCATCATGACAACGTTGGATGGTTACCCCATGGCAAAGGGTGGAAAGCCGGGTCGGGCACTCGGCTTGGGGATTACCGCCTCCTTTGTTGGTGGACTGGTTTCTTGGGTATTTCTCATTTCCTTGTCCGCGCCTATCGCTCGTTACTCGACCAAACTGGGTCCCTTCGATTTCTTTTCATTGGTCCTGATGGCTCTGGTGCTCATCGCTTCGGTTGGTGGCAAATCAATGAGCCGTTCCTTTTTCTCGGCGGCCTGTGGAGTCTTTGCATCGCTTCCCGGTGTGGATAAGGCGACCGGGGCCTTAAGGCTCACCTTTGGATTTGAAGAATTGAATGGGGGGCTAAAGCTTCTGCCGGTTTTAATTGGTATGTTCGCCATCAGTCAGATCATTTCGGATATCAGTAGAATCAACGAAAAGATCGAAGTCATCCCGGTAAAGAAACGAGGAGACATGCTCTTCAAATTGCGGGACTGGAAGAATCAGGCGGTTAATATGATACGCTCTTCGATGATCGGGACCTGGATAGGTATCCTTCCTGGCATTGGTGCCAATATTGGTTCAGTGACCGCTTACAGTGCTGCCAAGTCCTTCGCCGATCCTGAAGAAAAGGAGAAGTTTGGAAAAGGATCGGAGGTGGCCGTGGTTGCCGCCGAATCTGCGAATAATGCAAGCATTGGGGGCGCGCTTATTCCCCTTATTTCGTTGGGTATCCCTGGGAGTGTCATTGATGCCATTCTCTTGGGAGCGCTGCTCGTTCATGGTCTTCAGCCGGGCCCACTTCTCTTTCAGCAAAACCCAACCATGGTCTACACGATTATGGGGACTCTGTTTGTTGCCAACGTCTTCATGTTTTTCTTCATGATCTTCGCCGTCAAATACCTGGCGCGCTTGGCAACCATCCCACGTGGATTGTTAATGCCCGTTATTTTGGTATTCTGCATCATTGGTTCTTTTGCCCTGGCTACCCGCATGTTCGATGTGTGGACGATGCTGTTGTTTGGACTTCTTGGATTTGCCTTTGAGCGACTTCAAGTTCCGCTCGCACCCTTCGTTATTGGCTTCGTCCTTGCTCCGGTTGCCGAAGAAAATTTACTGACCGGGCTCATGGCATCCAATGGTAGTTATTTGCCATTGATCACGAGACCGGTTTCGCTGGTATTTGTCATTATATCAGTCTCACTTTTACTGGTTCCCATGTATAAACGTTTTCGACCAAAAATTGAAAACAAATCCCATAACTAGTTTATGAAAAACATCATCGTCCTGTTGCTCATTGTCTACGGTACTTCCTTCGCTCAAGAGCGCCCGAATGTATTGTTCATTTTTACTGATGATCAATCTACGCGAACGGTCAGTTCTTACCCCGATGCTTATCATTGGACCGATACACCAAATATAGATAAGTTTGCCAGTCAGGGGATTCAGTTTAACAATGCTTATATCGGTTCCTGGTGTATGCCGTCGCGTGCGACTTTCCTTACCGGGCTGCATCAGCATGCCATTCAATCCATGCGCATGGAGGGAGAGTACCCGGGGTGTGAATACGATCCAGAGCTTTGTGAGTATTGGCCGAAGGCATTGAGGAGTGAAGGGTACTACACCGCTCAAATTGGTAAATGGCACACGGGCACAGATACGGGCTATGGAAGGGATTGGGATCATCAAATTGTTTGGAACCGTCCCCGTTATCCAGAGAACTCGCCCAACTACTACTACGATCAATTGACTGAAATTGATGGGCAACCTCCGGTTATGGTGGAGGGGTATACCACCGATAATTATACTGATTGGGCGGTTGAGTTTATCGAGGGTAAGAATCGCGATGAATCTAAGCCCTGGTTTCTGTGGTTATGTTATGGAGCGGTGCATGGGCCCTTTACTCCGGCCGACCGTCATTTGGATGACTATGCCGATGCTGACACACCGGACATTGAAGACATCTACCCTCCACGTCCTGGAAAGCCGGCTTACGTGAATCGCTGGGAATTGTGGGAAAAAGGCCCTGGTGGGATACCGGTTGAGAAGGCCAGAGTAGGAGAGACGCCCGTGGGCATGGTCGATACACCAGGCCGACCGCTCAAAGATTGGATTCGTCAATACCAGCAAGGTGTTCTGGCGATTGATGAGGGGGTCGCTCGATTGCTTCAATCTTTGAAGGATTCCGGGCAGGATGAAAACACCATCGTGGTATTTACCTCTGATCAAGGATTTGCCTGGGGGCAG
This genomic stretch from Opitutia bacterium ISCC 52 harbors:
- a CDS encoding tripartite tricarboxylate transporter permease, which translates into the protein MESAIAYIFSIQGILLVVCGTILGITVGAVPGLTGAMLISLTLPLTFSMDPVAAFILLISMYVGAVSGGLITATLLRMPGTPASIMTTLDGYPMAKGGKPGRALGLGITASFVGGLVSWVFLISLSAPIARYSTKLGPFDFFSLVLMALVLIASVGGKSMSRSFFSAACGVFASLPGVDKATGALRLTFGFEELNGGLKLLPVLIGMFAISQIISDISRINEKIEVIPVKKRGDMLFKLRDWKNQAVNMIRSSMIGTWIGILPGIGANIGSVTAYSAAKSFADPEEKEKFGKGSEVAVVAAESANNASIGGALIPLISLGIPGSVIDAILLGALLVHGLQPGPLLFQQNPTMVYTIMGTLFVANVFMFFFMIFAVKYLARLATIPRGLLMPVILVFCIIGSFALATRMFDVWTMLLFGLLGFAFERLQVPLAPFVIGFVLAPVAEENLLTGLMASNGSYLPLITRPVSLVFVIISVSLLLVPMYKRFRPKIENKSHN
- a CDS encoding tripartite tricarboxylate transporter substrate binding protein, coding for MPLSSLKLILHACILTLIAVLMYLSLSSSGNDQSSYPNKPIQVVVPYDPGGGTDTFARIIQKGIKDNDLMPQPLVVVNKPGGGTTIGSGYVKDARTDGYTMLCLHEAIITAYVTGQSPHGPDAFEPVGATGEVIQVILVSEDSPFQTIEQFMAEAKAKPETIKLGVTMSMPTHFTGLMLESSAPDTRFRFVSSGGGAARLASLMGGHVDASFFSVSEYIRFKSNGLRPLAVFGPTRHNGVPEVPTAIESGFNVSNSNLQYWWFPKGTDPEIVDYLSNVLDQAMKTDYVRERLAELSILPQIIVGDELRERIETRMKSFADMTIVERVILPNVVAWTFGAILVFGVGVLMNHRRSRKSLATQETNLHLRFDLVWKSLLLVFGYVLLMAMGWLSFIWATLLFVFMGCFVLVDFKKDKLLIVVELSLLMSFGVHLVFTQIFMVSLP
- a CDS encoding sulfatase-like hydrolase/transferase codes for the protein MKNIIVLLLIVYGTSFAQERPNVLFIFTDDQSTRTVSSYPDAYHWTDTPNIDKFASQGIQFNNAYIGSWCMPSRATFLTGLHQHAIQSMRMEGEYPGCEYDPELCEYWPKALRSEGYYTAQIGKWHTGTDTGYGRDWDHQIVWNRPRYPENSPNYYYDQLTEIDGQPPVMVEGYTTDNYTDWAVEFIEGKNRDESKPWFLWLCYGAVHGPFTPADRHLDDYADADTPDIEDIYPPRPGKPAYVNRWELWEKGPGGIPVEKARVGETPVGMVDTPGRPLKDWIRQYQQGVLAIDEGVARLLQSLKDSGQDENTIVVFTSDQGFAWGQHGYKGKMAPYRAAISAPLIFRLPPKLANANRSRGTVVQTQVSGVDVPVTLFSLMGLDLPWKMHGHDLTPLLLDPEAKWNYPAVMIHTARQFGENTQRVPTLDEPLILYHPPTVGVPWYVMLSQGRYKYIRTLVEGEMEELYDVVSDPDELHNLAFDKSYRQVLLKYRKAMIKELKRTDAKFVNDMPSVAEL